One Halorientalis litorea DNA segment encodes these proteins:
- a CDS encoding RNA polymerase Rpb4 family protein — MTIFKEKVSEEYLTLAETKEILEGLERERAANEDREMRYELARAIEHVNHFAELTIEESTELVAELRELDKVDEATAYKIANLRPRDRNELRAIYAQERFSLSGEELDDILNVVTKYA; from the coding sequence ATGACGATATTCAAGGAGAAGGTCAGCGAGGAGTACCTGACGCTCGCGGAGACCAAGGAGATACTCGAAGGCCTCGAACGCGAGCGGGCGGCCAACGAGGACCGCGAGATGCGCTACGAACTGGCGCGGGCCATCGAGCACGTCAACCATTTCGCGGAACTCACTATCGAGGAGTCGACGGAGTTGGTCGCCGAACTCCGTGAACTCGACAAGGTGGACGAAGCGACGGCCTACAAGATTGCGAACCTCCGGCCGCGTGACCGCAACGAACTCCGGGCCATCTACGCACAGGAACGGTTCTCCCTCTCGGGCGAGGAACT
- a CDS encoding 50S ribosomal protein L21e — protein MPNSNGPKKKTRHKLSNKPRDRGTSPPQRSVEEFEVGQKVHLKIDPSVNGGRFHPRFSGLTGTIDGTQGEAYKVIIDDQGKEKTLITKPAHITAQE, from the coding sequence ATGCCCAACTCGAATGGCCCCAAAAAGAAGACGAGGCACAAACTCAGCAACAAACCGCGAGACCGAGGTACGTCGCCGCCACAGCGGTCCGTCGAGGAGTTCGAGGTGGGGCAGAAGGTCCACCTCAAAATCGACCCCAGCGTGAACGGCGGCCGATTCCACCCGCGGTTCAGCGGCCTCACGGGAACCATCGACGGAACCCAGGGCGAGGCGTACAAGGTGATAATCGACGACCAGGGCAAGGAAAAGACCCTCATCACCAAGCCCGCCCACATCACGGCGCAGGAATGA
- a CDS encoding elongation factor 1-beta, with amino-acid sequence MGKVAAKVKVMPQNPEVDLDALQERLEQSLPEGAKINGFERDDVAFGLVALFPTVIVPDDAGGTDAVEEAFGDVEGVESVSIDSVGRV; translated from the coding sequence ATGGGAAAAGTCGCAGCCAAAGTCAAGGTAATGCCGCAGAACCCCGAAGTCGACCTCGACGCGCTCCAAGAGCGTCTCGAGCAATCCCTGCCCGAAGGGGCCAAGATAAACGGGTTCGAGCGCGACGACGTGGCGTTCGGTCTGGTCGCACTGTTCCCGACGGTCATCGTCCCCGACGACGCCGGCGGGACGGACGCCGTCGAGGAAGCCTTCGGTGACGTCGAAGGCGTCGAAAGCGTCTCCATCGACTCCGTCGGTCGCGTATAG
- a CDS encoding HVO_2753 family zinc finger protein, protein MSESEQKQRQKCISCGINIAGNSAAAFKCPDCGHQIYRCAKCRKQSNLYECPDCGFMGP, encoded by the coding sequence ATGAGTGAGTCCGAGCAGAAACAGCGGCAAAAGTGCATCTCTTGTGGCATCAACATCGCGGGGAACAGTGCGGCGGCGTTCAAGTGTCCCGACTGCGGACACCAGATTTACCGCTGTGCCAAGTGTCGCAAGCAGAGCAACCTCTACGAGTGCCCCGACTGCGGATTCATGGGTCCCTGA
- a CDS encoding DUF2391 domain-containing protein, whose protein sequence is MTDGDDGGAESGAGWGADPGATTADGDPPTLGDLLDELDEYRDSLTDPQRREQIEDIIETATDVEEPAVFGRTIVGFDWADLAEAMLGSVLFGIPMLVEGGTQEVGVSLAESPLFLGGTLVFAVGMVVGILYVADIQDVRIYEPILGFIPRRVAGVLGVSMLTALVLSTAWGRVDWNEPLVAFAQCTVAFVPMAVGAALGDILPGS, encoded by the coding sequence ATGACAGACGGTGACGACGGTGGGGCGGAGTCGGGCGCGGGTTGGGGAGCCGACCCCGGAGCGACGACGGCCGACGGTGACCCGCCCACGCTCGGTGACCTGCTCGACGAACTCGACGAGTATCGGGACTCGCTCACCGACCCGCAACGGCGCGAGCAGATCGAGGACATCATCGAGACTGCCACCGACGTGGAGGAACCTGCCGTGTTCGGCCGGACTATCGTTGGGTTCGACTGGGCCGACCTCGCCGAGGCGATGCTGGGGTCGGTACTGTTCGGCATCCCGATGCTCGTGGAGGGCGGCACACAGGAGGTCGGCGTCTCCTTGGCCGAGTCGCCGCTCTTTCTCGGCGGGACCCTCGTGTTCGCCGTCGGAATGGTGGTCGGTATCCTCTACGTCGCCGACATTCAGGACGTTCGCATCTACGAGCCGATTTTGGGCTTCATTCCCCGCCGGGTGGCCGGCGTTCTCGGCGTCTCCATGCTCACGGCACTCGTCCTGAGTACCGCGTGGGGCCGCGTCGACTGGAACGAACCGCTCGTTGCGTTCGCCCAATGTACTGTCGCGTTCGTCCCGATGGCCGTCGGGGCGGCACTGGGCGACATCCTGCCGGGGTCGTAG
- a CDS encoding 3-hydroxyacyl-CoA dehydrogenase family protein, with protein sequence MNVAVVGAGSLGAGIAHVCAAAGHTVTVRGVEPNVVMDAIDTVSNRLEGGAAAGDISSKEQHAADDALEGTTNVQSAVDGADLVIEATSSDLDGKRDTFADVEGYVDEETVIATATTSLSVTAIATALEHPERAVGFHFADQPHLVELVEVVPADQTDDETAAFAVEFIEGLGTEPIVVADAPGLASDRLGLSLAVEAMRMVEDGVTDVRDADAAMELGYDHPVGPLELSDRVGLDTRLDTLERLSDELGDRFEPPAILREKVDAGDTGKSVGRGFYVWESGEPEAPGDDTEDFA encoded by the coding sequence ATGAACGTCGCAGTAGTCGGTGCCGGGTCCCTGGGGGCTGGTATCGCACACGTCTGTGCGGCCGCCGGGCACACTGTCACCGTCCGGGGTGTGGAACCGAACGTCGTGATGGACGCCATCGACACAGTCAGCAACCGCCTCGAAGGCGGTGCCGCGGCCGGCGACATCTCCAGCAAAGAGCAGCACGCGGCAGACGATGCCCTCGAAGGAACGACGAACGTCCAGTCGGCCGTCGACGGGGCCGACCTCGTCATCGAGGCGACATCGAGTGACCTCGACGGCAAGCGTGACACGTTCGCCGACGTGGAGGGGTACGTCGACGAGGAGACGGTCATCGCAACGGCCACCACGTCCCTGTCGGTGACGGCCATCGCCACCGCACTCGAACACCCGGAGCGGGCGGTCGGGTTCCACTTCGCCGACCAGCCCCACCTTGTGGAACTCGTCGAAGTCGTCCCCGCCGACCAGACCGACGACGAAACGGCGGCCTTCGCCGTGGAATTTATCGAGGGCCTCGGCACGGAACCCATCGTCGTCGCGGACGCGCCCGGCCTCGCCTCGGACCGCCTCGGCCTGTCACTCGCCGTCGAGGCCATGCGGATGGTCGAGGACGGCGTGACCGACGTTCGGGACGCCGACGCCGCGATGGAGTTGGGATACGACCACCCAGTCGGGCCGCTCGAACTCAGCGACCGCGTGGGGCTGGACACGCGACTCGACACGCTGGAACGTCTCAGCGACGAACTCGGCGACCGGTTCGAACCGCCCGCAATCCTCCGCGAGAAAGTCGACGCGGGAGACACCGGCAAAAGCGTCGGCCGCGGCTTCTACGTCTGGGAGAGCGGCGAACCGGAGGCACCGGGCGACGACACGGAGGACTTCGCCTGA
- a CDS encoding NOP5/NOP56 family protein, whose amino-acid sequence MNETTGNSGWFDGPDPGDTETAAAAVREGHAEQSHDWPTEAVESGFAEDRAAYYDQLHEATMAATRAAVRERERADDQQLVHAVRAMDDCRGQANELAERVAEWAGSRFADAGTGIESCRQLAARETADAADRRVVSLARRVVALDEEADELRSFVETTAPEVAPNLAALAGPVLAARLVALAGGLEPLAKKPSGTVQVLGAEDALFAHLRGQAPSPKHGVIYTHEAVQGAHPSDRGSAARALAGKLAIAARIDHYSGDLRPELEEDLTERIATIHARGDGDE is encoded by the coding sequence ATGAACGAGACCACCGGGAATTCGGGCTGGTTCGACGGCCCCGACCCCGGCGACACCGAGACGGCCGCCGCTGCGGTTCGGGAGGGGCACGCCGAACAGTCTCACGACTGGCCGACCGAGGCCGTCGAGTCGGGCTTTGCCGAGGACAGGGCGGCGTACTACGACCAGTTGCACGAGGCGACGATGGCGGCGACGCGGGCGGCGGTCCGCGAGCGCGAACGTGCCGACGACCAGCAACTCGTCCACGCGGTCAGGGCCATGGACGACTGCCGGGGACAGGCCAACGAACTGGCCGAGCGCGTCGCGGAGTGGGCCGGGAGCCGGTTCGCGGACGCCGGGACCGGCATCGAGTCGTGTCGCCAACTGGCGGCACGGGAGACGGCAGACGCCGCCGACAGACGGGTGGTGAGTCTCGCTCGCCGTGTCGTCGCGCTGGACGAGGAGGCCGACGAACTCCGGTCGTTCGTGGAGACGACGGCACCGGAAGTCGCGCCCAACCTCGCGGCACTCGCCGGGCCGGTGCTGGCCGCGCGGTTGGTCGCACTGGCGGGCGGCCTCGAACCCCTCGCCAAGAAGCCGAGCGGCACGGTCCAAGTCCTCGGCGCGGAGGACGCGCTGTTCGCACACCTCCGCGGGCAGGCCCCGTCGCCGAAACACGGCGTCATCTACACGCACGAGGCGGTACAGGGGGCTCACCCGTCGGACCGTGGGTCGGCCGCACGCGCTCTCGCGGGCAAACTCGCCATCGCCGCCCGAATCGACCACTACAGCGGGGACCTGCGGCCGGAACTGGAGGAGGACCTCACGGAACGCATCGCGACCATCCACGCGCGGGGGGACGGCGATGAGTGA
- a CDS encoding fibrillarin-like rRNA/tRNA 2'-O-methyltransferase: MSDLPTGVERRAFDGEKRLATQGDPVYGEATRDGWRLWDARRSKLGAMLDLGMDTGLAGGEHVLYLGAAAGTTVSHVADFAGPTYAVEFAPRPTRDLLDVAADRDRLFPLLKDAREPETYAHVVEPVDVLVQDVATRTQAEVALRNRQFLRSDGRLLLAVKARSEDVTRDPEAVFGDVLDSLREGYEILDRERLEPYHADHLAVVARPR; encoded by the coding sequence ATGAGTGACCTCCCGACTGGGGTGGAGCGTCGTGCCTTCGACGGCGAGAAGCGGTTGGCGACGCAGGGCGACCCCGTGTACGGTGAAGCGACCCGGGACGGGTGGCGGCTCTGGGACGCCCGCCGGTCGAAACTCGGCGCGATGCTGGACCTCGGGATGGACACTGGACTGGCGGGCGGCGAGCACGTCCTCTACCTCGGTGCGGCCGCTGGGACGACGGTCAGTCACGTCGCCGACTTCGCCGGACCGACCTACGCCGTCGAGTTCGCGCCGCGACCGACGCGGGACCTGCTGGACGTGGCCGCGGACCGCGACCGTCTCTTTCCGCTGTTGAAAGACGCGAGAGAACCCGAAACGTACGCCCACGTCGTCGAACCGGTCGACGTACTCGTACAGGACGTGGCGACGCGGACGCAGGCGGAGGTGGCACTGCGGAACCGGCAGTTCCTCCGGTCGGACGGCCGTCTGCTCCTCGCAGTCAAGGCGCGAAGCGAGGACGTGACCAGGGACCCCGAGGCGGTATTCGGGGACGTACTCGACTCGTTGCGTGAGGGCTACGAGATACTCGACCGCGAGCGGTTGGAACCGTACCACGCCGACCACCTCGCAGTCGTGGCGCGGCCACGGTGA
- a CDS encoding glutamate--cysteine ligase, translating to MDERGSAENFTQMGTLGIEEEFFVVDDRGRPTSGTDELVYESDPPEILADRLDHELFKCVIETQTPTIAANDLDDAREQLHAVRSALVEHAAAHGYGIAAAGLHPAADWRELEHAEKPRYRAQLDRIQYPQHRNTTAGLHVHVGVDDADKAVWVANEARWHLAPMLALSANSPYWCGFDTGLQSARAKIFEALPNTGVPTAFDSYAAFDEFERTMLATDAIDDRGELWYDVRPHSGHGTVEVRAPDGQADPERVMAFVEYTHALVTDLAARYEDGETGRDHRRELLDENKWRAIRYGQDADLLDRELASSVPLGELVDRECDRLGIDGIREVYEAESGAARQRRLRDEGGLDAVCAALQL from the coding sequence ATGGACGAGCGGGGTTCGGCCGAGAACTTCACGCAGATGGGCACGCTGGGCATCGAGGAGGAGTTCTTCGTCGTCGACGACCGTGGTCGCCCGACCAGCGGCACGGACGAACTCGTCTACGAGTCGGACCCGCCCGAGATTCTGGCGGACCGACTCGACCACGAACTGTTCAAGTGTGTTATCGAGACGCAGACACCGACCATCGCGGCGAACGATTTAGACGACGCCCGTGAACAACTCCACGCGGTCCGGTCGGCCCTCGTCGAACACGCGGCGGCCCACGGATACGGCATCGCGGCGGCGGGCCTCCACCCGGCGGCGGACTGGCGGGAACTCGAACACGCCGAGAAGCCACGGTACCGCGCGCAACTCGACCGCATCCAGTACCCACAGCACCGCAACACGACGGCCGGCCTCCACGTCCACGTCGGAGTCGACGACGCGGACAAGGCAGTCTGGGTGGCCAACGAGGCGCGCTGGCACCTCGCACCCATGCTCGCGCTGTCAGCCAACTCGCCGTACTGGTGTGGGTTCGACACCGGCCTCCAGTCCGCGCGCGCCAAGATTTTCGAGGCGTTGCCGAACACGGGTGTGCCGACGGCCTTCGACTCCTACGCGGCCTTCGACGAGTTCGAGCGGACGATGCTCGCGACGGACGCCATCGACGACCGGGGCGAACTCTGGTACGACGTGCGGCCCCACTCCGGCCACGGGACGGTCGAGGTGCGGGCTCCGGACGGGCAGGCAGACCCGGAGCGCGTGATGGCGTTCGTCGAGTACACGCACGCGCTAGTGACCGACCTCGCGGCGCGCTACGAGGACGGCGAGACGGGCCGGGACCACCGGCGGGAACTGCTGGACGAGAACAAGTGGCGAGCCATCCGCTACGGACAGGACGCCGACCTGTTGGACCGTGAGTTGGCGTCGTCGGTGCCGCTGGGCGAACTGGTCGACCGGGAGTGTGACCGCCTCGGCATCGACGGCATCCGCGAGGTGTACGAGGCCGAAAGCGGCGCGGCGAGACAGCGGAGACTCCGAGACGAGGGCGGCCTCGACGCCGTCTGTGCGGCCCTCCAACTGTAG